The nucleotide window CCGACTTGACTGCTTTGAGCGCTGCAACGGCTCCCAGAAAGGCTGGCACCCGCGCACCGCGCACGACTCGCCGGTGCATCTGTTGAGTTTATTGAAAGGCATCGATACCCACGTATTACTAGCCGAAACACTGCCCGAGACAATTCAGGCAATGTACTATGCTGCCGTGCAGCACCCTTGCCGGCCCACTGCGGCCGTGCCCACGGGTATCCGGGCCGCCATAGATGCGCCGCCCCGCCGGGGATAAGCTCGTTGCGGTTCTTTCTGTTGTGGAAGGCGCCGCGCTTGTCTTATTCCCCACTTTGATGCCCGGCGCGGCCTTTCAGAGCCGCTGAGCATCAGTATTTTCTTGTACATGACTGCTTTTTTACGAAGCCACTGGCTGCGAGTGGCCCTACTGTGGCTGCTTGGGGCGGGCACAGTGCGGGCCCAGTCCGCCGCTACTACCGGCAGCATCCGGGCCACGGTGGTCGATTCTGCCTCGCAACAGCCGCTGGGCGGCGCCAGCATCTGGCTTGATGGCCAAGCCAGCGGGGCCACCACCGATGGGCTGGGCCGTTTTCATCTGCGGGCGCTGGCGCCCGGTGCCCAGACCATTCGGGTAACCGCATTGGGCTACGGCGCAGTCACCCAAACCCTGACGATACGGGCCAATGAAACCACGGTGGCTTCCTTTGTGCTGCCCGTGGTGGCCCTCAACATTGGGGAAGTCACCGTGTCGCAGCCCCAGGACCCCAACCAGACGCTGGCCGCCATTTCGCACATCGACCGGACTTTGCGGCCGCTCAACTCCGCCCAGGATCTGCTGCCGCTGGTGCCGGGGCTGTTCATTGCTCAGCACGCGGGTGGGGGCAAGGCCGAGCAGATTTTCCTGCGCGGCTTCGACATCGACCACGGCACCGATTTCAACGTGAGCATCGACGGGCTGCCGGTGAATATGGTCAGCCACGCTCACGGCCAGGGCTACGCTGACTTTCACTTCGTTATTCCCGAAACGGTTGATCAGCTGAAAGTCTATAAAGGTCCGTACTCGGCTCGGTTCGGGGATTTTGCCACGGCCGGCGCGGGCGAGTTCACCACTAAAACGTCCCTGGAGCAAAGTCAGGCCAAAGTAGAGGTAGGCCAGTTCGATACGCGACGGGCGCTATTGCTGCTGGATGTGCTGCCCAAGGATAAGCACCTGTTGAGCAAGCGCGCCGAAAGTGCCTATGTAGCTGCCGAGTACTACTTCACCAACTCTTACTTCGACGCCAAGCAGCACCTCAACCGCTTCAATGGGCTGGCTAAATACACGGGCCGGCTCTCGGAGCGCACCTCACTTACGCTGAGCGGCTCGCACTTCGCCTCGCGCTGGGATGCCTCGGGCCAGGTGCCGGAGCGGGCCGTACGCCTGGGCCTGATTTCGCGCTACGGCAGCATCGACGACTCGGAGGGCGGTAGCACCAGCCGGGCCAATGCCAACGCCATTTTAACCGTGGCGCTGCCACACGAGGCCGTGCTCAAGCAGCAGGTGTATTACTCGCGCTACCAGTTTAATCTGTTTTCCAACTTCACCTTCTTCAAGGAAAATCCGGCGCAGGGCGACGCAATTCGCCAGACCGAGGCCCGCAACCTCTACGGCTACCTGGGCACCTATGAGCGCAGTACGGCGCTGGGCGCCCGCACCCTGCGCACCCTGGCCGGCATCGGCACACGGCTGGACGACGTGGACCTGGCTTTGCGCCACGCCATGCGCCGCACCACCACCGATACCATCGTGAGCGGCCGCGTATACGAGCAGAACTTCAACGCATTCTTGGAGGAAACCCTGCCCATCACGGATAAGTTAACGGTGAATGCCGGGCTGCGGCTCGACTATTTCCGGTTTGCGTTTCACGAAGACCGGGACGCCGCGCTGTCGGGCCGGGCGGGTAAGGCGCGGGTGAGCCCCAAGCTGAATCTGTATTACGAC belongs to Hymenobacter sp. J193 and includes:
- a CDS encoding TonB-dependent receptor; this translates as MTAFLRSHWLRVALLWLLGAGTVRAQSAATTGSIRATVVDSASQQPLGGASIWLDGQASGATTDGLGRFHLRALAPGAQTIRVTALGYGAVTQTLTIRANETTVASFVLPVVALNIGEVTVSQPQDPNQTLAAISHIDRTLRPLNSAQDLLPLVPGLFIAQHAGGGKAEQIFLRGFDIDHGTDFNVSIDGLPVNMVSHAHGQGYADFHFVIPETVDQLKVYKGPYSARFGDFATAGAGEFTTKTSLEQSQAKVEVGQFDTRRALLLLDVLPKDKHLLSKRAESAYVAAEYYFTNSYFDAKQHLNRFNGLAKYTGRLSERTSLTLSGSHFASRWDASGQVPERAVRLGLISRYGSIDDSEGGSTSRANANAILTVALPHEAVLKQQVYYSRYQFNLFSNFTFFKENPAQGDAIRQTEARNLYGYLGTYERSTALGARTLRTLAGIGTRLDDVDLALRHAMRRTTTDTIVSGRVYEQNFNAFLEETLPITDKLTVNAGLRLDYFRFAFHEDRDAALSGRAGKARVSPKLNLYYDLTANVQLFARSGFGFHSNDARAVVTNRTAQVLPRAIGYEAGSTFKPRPALVVNVALWALHLQDELVYVGDEGVTESAGPTRRFGTDVSIRYQLTPRLYADVDVNYNRGRAVGLPKGENYIPLAPSFTSIGGLTYQQPGGLSGSLRYRHLRDRPANETNSVQARGYFLLDAVVRYTRPRYQVGANLENLLNTEWNQAQFDTESQLRTEAEPVSELHFTPGTPFFVKLNASVFF